A genomic segment from Necator americanus strain Aroian chromosome III, whole genome shotgun sequence encodes:
- a CDS encoding hypothetical protein (NECATOR_CHRIII.G10620.T1), whose product MLGTILKNGMEGLKWNDMGAELMADSFVPLMTSFLQLLASPRQMIMLVEFDGKQGIDKSECSIHAYLSREMDKMLDQTFERGGEKQAAWEACKSVEASIEEYQEQAAPCSPL is encoded by the coding sequence ATGTTAGGCACCATTCTCAAAAATGGGATGGAAGGATTAAAATGGAATGACATGGGAGCGGAGTTGATGGCCGACAGCTTTGTTCctctgatgacatcgttcttacAACTTCTAGCGTCACCAAGGCAGATGATAATGCTGGTTGAGTTCGATGGAAAGCAGGGAATAGATAAATCCGAATGCTCCATCCATGCATATCTAAGTagagaaatggacaaaatgcTAGATCAGACCTTCGAGCGAGGTGGCGAAAAACAGGCTGCTTGGGAAGCATGTAAGAGCGTCGAGGCAAGTATTGAAGAATACCAGGAACAagcggctccgtgctcacctctttaa